In Triticum aestivum cultivar Chinese Spring chromosome 5B, IWGSC CS RefSeq v2.1, whole genome shotgun sequence, the following proteins share a genomic window:
- the LOC123110125 gene encoding protein transport protein Sec61 subunit beta has product MVINGDAPARGSAAAAASLRRRRTTSGAAAGGGGGASTMLQFYTDEAAGRKMSPNAVLIMSIGFVAVVAVLHVFGKLYR; this is encoded by the coding sequence ATGGTGATTAATGGCGACGCACCTGCAAGAGGGAGTGCAGCAGCTGCGGCAAGCTTGCGCAGACGTAGAACCACCAGCGGTGCTGctgctggaggtggtggtggcgccagTACGATGCTTCAGTTCTACACTGACGAGGCTGCTGGGCGCAAGATGTCCCCAAATGCTGTTCTGATCATGAGCATAGGGTTTGTTGCCGTCGTTGCTGTGCTCCATGTTTTCGGCAAGCTTTACCGTTAG